In Arcobacter sp. CECT 8983, a single window of DNA contains:
- a CDS encoding transglutaminase-like cysteine peptidase, giving the protein MTNEDKIKLKDNPNKKAVYLRLIKYLKLKNKIKDFTLEKKLNYVNTFYNKILPVDDSTKYSSDDYWATPKEFLIEGKGDCEDYAIAKYFTLKEVGISKDKLFLAVVKVKGATNYHMVLTYLENKNSMPLILDNLSFRVLPFNKRPDLIPKFIFNEKEAFILKNKKIYKKVKNIDWGKEDKWNNLLKRIYEENE; this is encoded by the coding sequence TTGACTAATGAAGATAAAATTAAATTAAAAGATAATCCAAATAAAAAAGCTGTTTATTTACGACTTATAAAATATCTAAAATTAAAAAATAAGATAAAAGATTTTACATTAGAAAAAAAACTAAATTATGTAAATACTTTCTATAATAAAATTTTACCAGTAGATGATTCAACAAAATATAGTTCTGATGATTATTGGGCTACTCCAAAAGAGTTTCTTATTGAAGGAAAAGGAGATTGTGAGGATTATGCAATTGCAAAATATTTTACTCTAAAAGAAGTTGGAATTTCTAAAGATAAACTTTTTTTAGCTGTTGTAAAAGTAAAAGGTGCAACAAACTATCACATGGTATTAACTTACTTAGAAAATAAAAACTCAATGCCTTTAATTTTGGATAATCTAAGTTTTAGAGTTCTTCCTTTTAATAAAAGACCAGATTTAATCCCAAAATTTATTTTTAATGAAAAAGAAGCATTTATTTTAAAAAATAAAAAAATCTATAAAAAGGTAAAAAATATAGATTGGGGTAAAGAGGATAAATGGAATAATCTTTTAAAAAGAATCTACGAAGAAAATGAATAA
- a CDS encoding AzlC family ABC transporter permease: protein MTLEREIKTAFKISIPVMMGYSVLGFAFGLLLVSFDYPWYLAPLMSLFIYAGALQFVAINFFNAKAGYIDIALASWFVNLRQSFYGLSLLKRFKKTGKLKPYLIFGLTDETYALLTTIKDDEQLKKKWYYFFLTAFNQSYWFIGSTLGAIVGSNIEFNTAGLEFSLTALFVVLCIEQYKNLKNPIPFSIGSVASIIALVLVPSDKMLIVTISLSLLLLFFFRQRLNNE, encoded by the coding sequence TTGACTTTAGAACGAGAAATAAAAACTGCATTTAAAATCTCTATCCCTGTTATGATGGGATACTCTGTTTTAGGTTTTGCCTTTGGATTACTTTTAGTCTCTTTTGATTATCCTTGGTATTTAGCACCTCTTATGTCACTTTTTATATATGCAGGGGCTTTACAGTTTGTAGCAATTAATTTTTTTAATGCAAAAGCAGGATATATTGATATTGCATTAGCTTCATGGTTTGTAAATTTAAGACAATCTTTTTATGGTTTGTCATTATTAAAAAGGTTTAAAAAAACAGGGAAGCTAAAACCTTATTTAATATTTGGGTTAACAGATGAAACCTATGCACTTTTAACAACAATAAAAGATGATGAACAATTAAAAAAGAAGTGGTACTATTTCTTTTTAACTGCATTTAATCAAAGTTATTGGTTTATTGGATCAACATTAGGTGCTATTGTAGGTTCAAATATTGAGTTTAATACAGCTGGTTTAGAATTTTCTTTAACAGCCCTTTTTGTAGTATTATGTATAGAACAATATAAAAATCTAAAAAATCCAATACCTTTTTCTATAGGTTCAGTTGCTTCAATAATAGCTTTAGTTCTTGTGCCTTCTGATAAGATGCTTATTGTAACTATTTCACTTTCTTTACTGTTACTTTTTTTCTTTAGACAAAGGCTTAATAATGAGTAG
- the rho gene encoding transcription termination factor Rho produces the protein MEESKTQSKSKSANNGRKTRTHVPVEGFKIEQLRELPLEELLKIAKDLEVENPQELKRQDLMFNILKSQIDQGGFILFTGILEIKDGGFGFLRAMDGNFSDTSNDSYVSATQIRKFALRTGDIVSGQVRPPNKDSEKYNALLKIEAINYLPINESKNRPLFDNLTPLYSTERFKFEYDQTRMTGRMLDLFAPMGKGQRGLIVAPPKTGKTELLKELAHGITRNHPDTHLMVLLIDERPEEVTDMQRSVKGEVYSSTFDLPAHNHVRVAEIVIEKAKRLVEMKKDVVILLDSITRLARAYNTVTPSSGKVLSGGVDANALHKPKRFFGAARNIEEGGSLTIISTALIETGSKMDEVIFEEFKGTGNSEVVLSRNAANRRVYPALDIIKSGTRKEELLLTPEILQKTWILRNAIGSMDEVEALKFLYSKMQKTKNNEEFFAGMNE, from the coding sequence ATGGAAGAGTCAAAAACTCAATCTAAATCAAAATCTGCTAATAATGGCAGAAAAACAAGAACTCACGTACCCGTAGAGGGCTTTAAAATTGAACAACTTAGGGAACTCCCTTTAGAAGAACTTCTTAAAATAGCAAAAGACTTAGAAGTAGAAAACCCACAAGAACTTAAAAGACAAGACTTAATGTTTAACATTTTAAAATCACAAATTGACCAAGGTGGTTTTATTCTGTTTACAGGAATTCTTGAAATTAAAGATGGTGGATTTGGTTTCTTAAGAGCCATGGATGGAAACTTCTCTGATACTTCAAATGATTCTTATGTTTCTGCAACGCAAATTAGAAAATTTGCATTAAGAACAGGGGATATTGTAAGCGGACAAGTTAGACCACCAAACAAAGACAGTGAAAAATATAATGCTTTATTAAAAATTGAAGCTATTAATTACCTACCAATCAACGAATCAAAAAACAGACCTTTATTTGATAACTTAACTCCTTTATACTCAACAGAGAGATTTAAATTTGAGTATGACCAAACAAGAATGACAGGTAGAATGTTAGACCTTTTTGCTCCAATGGGTAAAGGACAAAGAGGACTTATCGTTGCACCTCCAAAAACTGGTAAAACTGAATTATTAAAAGAGTTAGCTCATGGTATTACTAGAAATCATCCTGATACTCACTTAATGGTTCTATTAATTGATGAAAGACCTGAAGAGGTAACAGATATGCAAAGGTCAGTTAAAGGTGAAGTTTATTCTTCTACTTTTGATTTACCAGCACATAATCATGTAAGGGTTGCAGAAATTGTTATTGAAAAAGCAAAAAGACTTGTAGAGATGAAAAAAGATGTTGTAATCTTACTTGATTCTATTACAAGACTAGCAAGAGCATACAATACAGTTACTCCAAGTTCTGGTAAAGTACTTTCTGGTGGTGTTGATGCAAATGCATTACATAAACCAAAAAGATTCTTTGGTGCGGCAAGAAATATAGAAGAGGGTGGTTCTTTAACTATTATCTCAACAGCACTTATTGAAACTGGTTCAAAAATGGATGAAGTTATTTTTGAAGAGTTCAAAGGTACTGGTAATAGTGAAGTTGTATTATCTAGAAATGCAGCAAATAGAAGAGTATATCCAGCTCTTGATATTATTAAATCAGGAACAAGAAAAGAAGAGTTACTTCTTACACCTGAGATTTTACAAAAAACTTGGATTTTAAGAAATGCAATTGGTTCTATGGATGAAGTAGAAGCACTTAAATTCTTATATTCAAAAATGCAAAAAACTAAAAACAATGAAGAGTTTTTCGCAGGGATGAATGAGTAG
- the rpmF gene encoding 50S ribosomal protein L32 produces MAVPKRRVSHTRAAKRRTHYKITLKRPVKDSDGTWKMPHTVNPNTGEYKN; encoded by the coding sequence ATGGCAGTACCTAAGAGAAGAGTATCTCATACTAGAGCAGCTAAGAGAAGAACTCACTATAAAATTACTTTAAAAAGACCAGTAAAAGATAGTGATGGAACTTGGAAGATGCCTCACACGGTAAACCCAAATACTGGTGAATACAAAAACTAA
- a CDS encoding aminotransferase class IV family protein yields MNYFETIKCEDYEVFNLEFHEKRVAKTVSLNLNLQEYIYPPSNKLYRCKLIYDENSILSVDFFVYEKREIKSFKIIEDEKIEYSKKYLDRSSLDKLFEKRETCDDIIIIKNGFITDTSIANIAIFDGTNWLTPKKPLLEGTTRARLLKEGSLVEKDIDLQMLKKSKKLALMNAMIDFDIIEDYSFSS; encoded by the coding sequence ATGAACTATTTTGAGACTATAAAGTGCGAAGATTATGAGGTTTTTAATTTAGAATTTCATGAAAAAAGAGTTGCTAAAACAGTATCTTTAAACTTAAATTTACAAGAGTATATTTATCCTCCATCAAATAAATTATATAGATGTAAACTTATTTATGATGAAAACTCTATTTTAAGTGTTGACTTTTTTGTTTATGAAAAAAGAGAAATAAAAAGTTTTAAAATTATAGAAGATGAGAAAATAGAATATTCAAAAAAATATTTAGATAGAAGTAGTCTTGACAAACTTTTTGAGAAAAGAGAAACTTGTGATGATATTATTATTATAAAAAATGGTTTTATCACAGATACTTCAATTGCAAATATTGCTATTTTTGATGGAACTAACTGGCTAACTCCTAAGAAGCCACTACTAGAAGGAACAACAAGAGCAAGACTTTTAAAAGAGGGTTCTTTAGTTGAAAAGGATATAGATTTACAAATGTTAAAAAAGAGTAAAAAGTTAGCGCTTATGAATGCAATGATTGATTTTGATATTATAGAAGATTATTCATTTTCTTCGTAG
- a CDS encoding branched-chain amino acid transporter permease produces MSSMELYIAIAIMAVVNLLTRIFPFVFFAKNDLPKSMEFIEKFFPATIMTILVFYTLKDIDFSLYPYGVKEIGGIVFTALLHLTLKNYLVSIFLGTIFYMALVQYF; encoded by the coding sequence ATGAGTAGTATGGAGCTTTATATTGCAATTGCAATTATGGCAGTTGTAAATTTATTAACTAGGATTTTCCCATTTGTATTTTTTGCTAAAAATGATTTGCCAAAATCAATGGAGTTTATCGAAAAGTTTTTCCCTGCAACTATTATGACAATTTTAGTTTTTTATACTTTGAAAGATATTGATTTTTCTTTATATCCTTATGGAGTAAAGGAAATTGGAGGAATAGTTTTTACTGCTCTTTTACACTTAACATTAAAAAATTATTTAGTTTCTATTTTCTTGGGAACTATATTTTATATGGCTTTAGTACAATATTTTTAG
- a CDS encoding peroxiredoxin, translating to MLVTKKAPDFTATAVLADGQIVEDFNLYDNIGEKGAVLFFYPLDFTFVCPSEIIAFSKRIEEFTSRGINVIGVSVDSQFSHFAWRETAVENGGIGRIKYPLVADLSKQISKDYDVLFGESVALRGSFLIDKDGTIRHAVINDLPLGRNIDEMIRMVDTMLFTNEHGEVCPAGWNKGDEGMKPSTEGVAEYLGKNEGNL from the coding sequence ATGTTAGTTACAAAAAAAGCTCCAGATTTCACAGCTACAGCAGTACTTGCTGATGGTCAAATTGTTGAAGATTTTAACCTATATGATAACATTGGTGAGAAAGGTGCGGTATTATTTTTCTATCCATTAGATTTTACATTCGTTTGTCCTTCAGAAATTATCGCATTCTCTAAAAGAATTGAAGAATTCACTTCAAGAGGTATCAATGTAATTGGTGTTTCTGTTGACTCTCAATTCTCTCACTTTGCATGGAGAGAAACTGCTGTTGAAAATGGTGGAATTGGAAGAATCAAATATCCACTAGTTGCAGACTTAAGCAAACAAATTTCAAAAGATTATGATGTATTATTCGGTGAGTCTGTAGCATTAAGAGGATCATTCTTAATTGACAAAGATGGAACTATTAGACATGCAGTAATTAATGATTTACCATTAGGAAGAAACATTGACGAAATGATCAGAATGGTAGATACAATGTTATTTACTAATGAGCACGGTGAAGTTTGTCCTGCAGGATGGAACAAAGGTGATGAAGGTATGAAACCATCTACTGAAGGTGTAGCAGAGTACTTAGGTAAAAACGAAGGTAACTTATAA
- a CDS encoding methionine ABC transporter ATP-binding protein: MITIKNLNKFYGSTKVLNDISIDIKEGEIFAIVGHSGAGKSTLLRCINGLEDYSDGSLRVNDKEIKTLDKNSLREFRKKIGMIFQHFSLIQRKTVYENVALPMQLWGYSKKEIDKKVNDLLALVGLKNKLNSYPSQLSGGQKQRVAIARALTLDPEVLLSDEATSALDPNTTTSILNLLKEINEKLNITIVIVTHEMEVVKQIAQKALLLEHGNIIGFDDTEELFLKPDEKMKHFLGESEVVPAQGINIKLYFPKDNAYQSFITKMARELDMDFNIVWGKLEEINTHIVGNMVINIEEENQQIVIDYIKEHDIVWEVL; this comes from the coding sequence ATGATAACTATTAAAAATCTAAATAAATTTTATGGTAGTACAAAAGTTTTAAATGATATATCAATTGATATCAAAGAAGGTGAAATTTTTGCTATTGTAGGACACAGTGGCGCTGGAAAATCTACACTTTTAAGATGTATAAATGGACTTGAAGACTATAGTGATGGTTCATTAAGAGTAAATGATAAAGAGATTAAAACACTTGATAAAAACAGTTTAAGAGAGTTTAGAAAAAAAATTGGAATGATTTTTCAACATTTTTCACTAATTCAAAGAAAAACTGTATATGAAAATGTTGCATTACCTATGCAACTTTGGGGATATAGCAAAAAAGAGATTGATAAAAAAGTAAATGATTTATTAGCTCTTGTTGGATTAAAAAATAAGCTAAACTCATATCCAAGTCAATTAAGTGGAGGACAAAAACAGCGTGTTGCTATTGCTAGAGCATTAACTTTAGACCCAGAAGTTTTATTATCAGATGAAGCAACATCTGCCCTTGACCCAAATACTACTACTTCAATTTTAAATCTTTTAAAAGAGATTAATGAAAAGCTTAACATTACTATTGTAATTGTTACTCATGAGATGGAAGTTGTAAAACAAATAGCACAAAAAGCACTTCTTTTAGAGCATGGAAATATCATTGGTTTTGATGATACTGAAGAGTTGTTTTTAAAGCCTGATGAAAAGATGAAACACTTCTTAGGTGAAAGTGAAGTTGTACCTGCTCAAGGTATAAATATTAAACTCTATTTTCCAAAAGATAATGCTTATCAATCTTTTATCACCAAAATGGCAAGAGAGTTAGATATGGACTTTAATATTGTATGGGGAAAACTTGAAGAGATTAATACTCATATTGTAGGAAATATGGTTATTAATATTGAAGAAGAGAATCAACAAATAGTAATTGATTATATAAAAGAGCATGATATTGTATGGGAGGTATTATAA
- a CDS encoding YceD family protein translates to MKIEFRKVPQSPKNFSAQFDSVKIEGTFCKISPSLVKIDSTLNGKTTVQCARCGEDDTVTLEEEFNFLISDGIFKNESSESDDLVIEIDDHMINFDEIIESELSSIYSDYHICNNCTDIELVDKEY, encoded by the coding sequence ATGAAAATAGAATTTAGAAAAGTACCACAAAGCCCTAAAAACTTTAGTGCCCAGTTCGATTCAGTTAAAATTGAAGGTACTTTTTGTAAAATATCGCCATCTTTAGTCAAAATAGACAGCACTTTAAATGGTAAAACTACAGTTCAATGTGCAAGATGTGGTGAAGACGATACTGTTACTTTAGAGGAAGAGTTTAATTTCTTGATAAGTGATGGTATTTTCAAGAATGAATCCTCTGAGTCAGATGACTTAGTAATAGAAATAGATGACCATATGATAAACTTTGATGAAATTATTGAAAGTGAATTATCATCTATATACAGTGACTATCATATCTGCAATAATTGTACAGATATTGAATTAGTCGATAAAGAATATTAA
- the ndk gene encoding nucleoside-diphosphate kinase, producing MEQTLSIIKPDAVAKNVVGKILDRFESNGLRIAATKKVQLSKADAEAFYAVHAERPFFGELVEFMISGPVVVSVLEGEDAMAKNRDLMGATNPKEAAAGTIRADFAESIDANAVHGSDSLENAAIEIKFFFSDREIC from the coding sequence ATGGAACAAACGTTATCAATCATTAAACCTGATGCAGTAGCTAAAAACGTTGTAGGAAAAATCTTAGACAGATTTGAATCAAACGGATTAAGAATTGCTGCAACAAAAAAAGTACAGTTATCTAAAGCAGATGCTGAAGCATTTTATGCAGTTCACGCAGAAAGACCTTTCTTTGGTGAATTAGTTGAATTCATGATTTCTGGACCAGTTGTTGTTTCTGTTTTAGAAGGTGAAGACGCAATGGCTAAAAACAGAGACTTAATGGGTGCAACTAACCCTAAAGAAGCAGCAGCTGGTACAATCAGAGCTGATTTCGCTGAATCAATTGATGCAAATGCAGTACACGGTTCAGATTCTTTAGAAAATGCAGCTATCGAAATTAAATTTTTCTTCTCTGACAGAGAAATTTGCTAA
- a CDS encoding 4Fe-4S dicluster domain-containing protein, producing MAVKITDICINCDACLDECPTESIVDNDENPTGEDIYYVNPQTCTECIGDNDEPACAEACPTEGCIVWDARDGAAQPVREGMTEGEPCVED from the coding sequence ATGGCAGTTAAGATTACAGATATTTGTATTAATTGCGATGCATGTTTAGATGAATGTCCAACTGAATCAATTGTTGATAACGATGAGAATCCAACAGGTGAAGATATTTATTATGTAAACCCTCAAACATGTACTGAATGTATTGGTGACAATGATGAACCTGCATGTGCAGAAGCATGTCCTACTGAAGGATGTATCGTATGGGATGCAAGAGATGGTGCAGCTCAACCAGTTAGAGAAGGTATGACTGAAGGTGAACCTTGCGTTGAAGATTAA
- a CDS encoding beta-ketoacyl-ACP synthase III, producing MTYAAFRSIGAYIPPKIMTNFDFEKIIDTTDEWITKRTGIKERRISEENEASSDLGARAAQVAIDRANIAKEDIDLVICATVTPDYLCMPSTACLIASKLDLPTVQAFDVSAACTGFVYALSVAKAFIEAGMKKNVLIIGAEKYTSILDYTDRGTCFIFGDGAGAAIISATDKKEEAIVDVNCSSDGNFDDLIKTPGGGSKHPCSQEVLDNKMACIKMKGNETFKLAVKTLTSDVEKMMEKHNITNKDITHFIPHQANYRIISAVGKALGLNEEQTVVTVDKYGNTSAASIPMAMNYAYEQGKVKAGDMILFDAFGAGLTWGSALFPFSPKQ from the coding sequence ATGACGTATGCAGCGTTTAGATCAATTGGAGCTTATATACCTCCAAAGATTATGACTAATTTTGATTTTGAAAAAATCATTGACACTACAGATGAATGGATTACTAAAAGAACAGGAATCAAAGAAAGAAGAATTTCAGAAGAAAATGAAGCTTCATCTGATTTAGGGGCAAGGGCAGCACAAGTTGCCATCGACAGAGCAAATATTGCAAAAGAAGATATTGACTTAGTTATCTGTGCAACAGTAACTCCTGATTATCTTTGTATGCCATCTACTGCTTGTTTAATTGCATCAAAACTTGATTTACCTACTGTTCAAGCATTTGACGTAAGTGCCGCATGTACAGGTTTTGTTTATGCACTTTCTGTGGCAAAAGCCTTCATTGAAGCGGGAATGAAAAAAAATGTACTAATTATTGGTGCAGAAAAATATACTTCAATTTTAGATTATACTGATAGAGGAACTTGCTTTATCTTTGGAGATGGTGCTGGTGCAGCAATTATTTCGGCAACAGATAAAAAAGAAGAAGCTATAGTTGATGTAAACTGCTCAAGTGATGGAAATTTTGATGACTTAATTAAAACTCCTGGTGGAGGAAGTAAACACCCTTGCTCACAAGAAGTTTTAGATAATAAAATGGCTTGTATTAAAATGAAAGGAAATGAAACTTTCAAACTTGCTGTTAAAACATTGACATCTGATGTTGAAAAAATGATGGAAAAACATAATATCACAAATAAAGATATTACTCACTTCATCCCTCATCAAGCAAACTATAGAATTATCTCAGCAGTAGGTAAAGCTTTAGGACTAAATGAGGAACAAACAGTTGTTACTGTTGATAAATATGGAAATACTTCAGCTGCTTCTATACCTATGGCTATGAATTATGCCTATGAACAAGGTAAAGTTAAAGCAGGAGATATGATTTTATTTGATGCTTTTGGAGCAGGACTTACTTGGGGATCTGCATTATTCCCATTCTCACCAAAACAATAA
- the plsX gene encoding phosphate acyltransferase PlsX produces the protein MLKIAIDAMGGDFGPEPIIDGLIAALRLNNNFTAVAVGDKTQLENLIPSHLKDRVEIIHTEDVISMTDSATDALKRKDSTIYKAIDLVKTGDADAVVSAGHSGASMSLATLRIGRIKGVSRPAIATLMPTSENQNTLVLDVGANVDCDAKNLFEFAVMGQVYARDVLQIDEPLVGLLSNGEEESKGNEVTKEAFKLISKIPNFAGNVEGSDIFKGSVDVVVCDGFIGNILLKTAEGVADTIGQIIKKNLKRSLISIAGAVLMRKVFKNLKVRVDYAEYGGAPLLGVKAPVIIAHGKSNPKAIQNAIFQAINSASSNLNNDIEERLEQYSS, from the coding sequence ATGCTTAAAATTGCTATTGATGCTATGGGAGGGGATTTCGGTCCCGAACCCATAATAGACGGTTTAATTGCCGCTCTAAGACTAAATAATAACTTTACTGCTGTTGCAGTAGGTGATAAAACTCAACTTGAAAACTTAATTCCTTCACACTTAAAAGACAGAGTAGAAATTATACATACTGAAGATGTTATCAGTATGACTGATTCTGCAACTGATGCATTAAAAAGAAAAGACTCAACTATTTATAAAGCAATAGATTTAGTTAAAACTGGTGATGCAGATGCAGTAGTTTCAGCAGGTCATTCAGGTGCTTCTATGTCTTTAGCAACACTTAGAATCGGAAGAATCAAAGGTGTTTCTAGACCAGCAATTGCAACACTTATGCCAACAAGTGAAAACCAAAATACTTTAGTATTAGACGTTGGAGCTAATGTTGACTGTGATGCTAAAAACTTATTTGAGTTTGCAGTTATGGGTCAAGTATATGCAAGAGATGTTTTACAAATTGATGAACCATTAGTTGGGTTACTAAGTAATGGGGAAGAAGAGAGTAAAGGTAATGAAGTTACTAAGGAAGCCTTTAAACTAATTTCTAAAATTCCTAACTTTGCAGGAAATGTAGAAGGTAGTGATATTTTTAAAGGTTCAGTTGATGTTGTTGTTTGTGATGGGTTTATTGGTAATATTTTACTTAAAACTGCTGAAGGTGTAGCAGATACAATAGGTCAAATTATTAAGAAAAACCTAAAACGATCACTTATCTCAATTGCTGGTGCAGTATTAATGAGAAAAGTATTTAAAAACTTAAAAGTTAGAGTAGATTATGCTGAATATGGTGGTGCTCCACTATTAGGTGTAAAAGCCCCAGTTATAATTGCACATGGGAAATCAAACCCAAAAGCTATTCAAAATGCAATTTTTCAAGCTATCAATAGTGCAAGTTCTAACTTAAACAACGATATTGAAGAGAGATTAGAGCAATATAGCTCTTAA
- a CDS encoding methionine ABC transporter permease: MVDILLPALGETVYMSFVSTFFAVIIGFFLAIILILTSKDGLRENLKLYTILDVVINTLRSFPFIILMIVLFPLTKFLIGKSIGTTAAIIPLTIGAAPFIARLIESAFKEVDRGVVEAAKSFGASDWQIIFKVMFVEAMPSIISAITLTLITVIGFSAMAGAVGGGGLGDVAIKYGYYRFQTDTMLYTVVILIALVQLVQSTGDYIYKITKK, translated from the coding sequence ATGGTTGATATTTTATTACCAGCACTTGGTGAAACTGTATATATGTCATTTGTATCTACTTTTTTTGCAGTAATAATTGGATTTTTCCTTGCAATTATTCTAATTCTTACTTCAAAAGATGGATTAAGAGAAAATCTAAAATTATATACAATATTAGATGTTGTAATTAATACTTTAAGGTCTTTCCCTTTTATAATATTAATGATTGTATTATTTCCTCTTACAAAGTTTTTAATAGGAAAAAGTATTGGTACAACAGCTGCTATAATTCCTCTTACGATTGGAGCTGCTCCTTTTATTGCAAGATTAATTGAAAGTGCATTTAAAGAAGTGGATAGAGGTGTTGTTGAAGCTGCAAAATCATTTGGTGCAAGTGATTGGCAAATTATTTTTAAAGTAATGTTTGTAGAAGCAATGCCAAGTATTATTTCTGCTATTACTTTGACTTTAATTACAGTTATAGGTTTTTCTGCAATGGCAGGAGCTGTTGGTGGTGGAGGTTTAGGAGATGTAGCTATTAAATATGGATACTACAGATTCCAAACGGACACAATGTTATATACAGTAGTTATACTGATTGCTTTAGTTCAATTAGTACAAAGTACTGGTGATTATATTTATAAAATTACTAAAAAATAA
- a CDS encoding dienelactone hydrolase family protein, with translation MIKIKKTIKKYENFYDTFKYAYIGLPKGFMGIKKPYFGQLYKLKKEFKDYKDYKEKFPLVLFIHGSKGLNKGTIYRKWIVEQGFIFISPNSLKIKNRPTYSTPDKLSSYQKVHKLRQAEIVYNLKNILEFNFIDKNNMFLMGNSEGGLAAAFYKGNEFKGRIVTAYSCENGYYSKDFKIGAKKNDPFLNIIGTHDEFFSENSEPNRDYEVQGHCTKALKKYKNAKVVVLPQTKHDITENIYVKYDLLNFLKLWSKN, from the coding sequence TTGATTAAAATAAAAAAGACAATAAAGAAATATGAGAACTTCTATGATACTTTTAAATATGCATATATTGGGTTGCCAAAAGGTTTTATGGGAATTAAAAAGCCCTACTTTGGACAATTATATAAGTTAAAAAAAGAGTTTAAAGACTATAAAGATTATAAAGAAAAATTTCCTCTTGTTTTATTTATCCATGGGTCAAAAGGCTTAAATAAAGGAACTATTTATAGAAAATGGATTGTAGAACAAGGCTTTATTTTCATTTCTCCAAACTCATTAAAAATCAAAAATAGACCTACATATTCAACCCCTGACAAACTAAGTTCCTATCAAAAGGTTCATAAATTAAGACAAGCAGAGATTGTCTATAATCTAAAAAATATTTTAGAGTTTAACTTTATAGATAAAAATAATATGTTTTTAATGGGTAATTCAGAAGGTGGCTTAGCTGCCGCATTTTATAAAGGCAATGAATTTAAAGGAAGAATTGTTACAGCTTATTCTTGTGAAAATGGATATTACTCAAAAGATTTTAAAATTGGAGCAAAAAAGAATGACCCTTTTTTAAATATTATTGGAACCCATGATGAGTTTTTTAGTGAAAATTCTGAACCAAATAGAGATTATGAAGTACAAGGTCACTGTACAAAAGCACTAAAAAAATATAAAAATGCAAAAGTAGTAGTACTTCCCCAAACAAAACATGACATAACCGAAAATATCTATGTTAAGTATGATCTCTTAAACTTTTTAAAACTATGGAGTAAAAATTAA